In the genome of uncultured Pseudomonas sp., the window GCCCGCTCGCCCAGTGTCTGTCTGCTGTCGGCCCAGCGGGTAGGCTGCATGGCCATTTGCCCACCAGCAATGGCGCGCAGCAGCCCCCTGAACGCGTATCTGTTTTATGGCAATTCGCCTGGCCGGCGTTTATCGCACCCGTTTCAGGGTTTCGCTCATCGCCATATGAAGATTGCCGCATGTCTCTATCCCGTCAGTTCAACGCCCGCTTTACCCCCCTCCTAGCTTTAAGTGCTTGCCTGCTAACTAGCGTTACCGCGCACGCTGAAGACACTAACCGTGCGGCTCGCTGGGTCAGCGACAGCCTGAATACCTATGTCCGCAGCGGCCCAACCGACGGCTACCGCATCGTCGGCACCCTGAGCTCCGGGCAGAAAGTGACGTTACTGCGCAGCGACGGCGATTACAGCCAGGTACGTGGCGACAGCGGCAATGCGGTATGGATTGCCAGCCGTGACCTGCAGGACGTACCCGGCCAAGCCGAACGCCTGCCGCAGCTGGAGCAGAAAGTAGCCGAGCTGAGTGCCGAGCTGGACGGCATCAACGACACCTGGAACACCCGCGTGCAAGGCATGCAGGAAACTCTCGACTCGCGCAAAAACCTGATCGACGAATTGCAGAGCGCACGCACCACGCTAGACAGCCAGCTGAGTCAGGCCAACGCCGACGTACGCGAACTGCAAGCGCAACTCGGCGAGGAAAACCAGCAGGTGCTGATGCGCTATATGGTGTATGGCGGCGCGATCGCGGGTGCCGGGCTGGCCGCCGGGCTGATCCTGCCGACGCTGCTGCGGGTGCGGCGCAAGCGTAATGATCAGTGGATCTGATCAGCTGAAATGCGGCTCGCATTAATGCTCAAGCTCCCGACCTGACTGCACACTCAAGCGCAAACCGCACCCACAGAGGTTGAGTCGGGCAGCAGACAGTGGTTAGTGCAACTGCGAGCTATATTGTTTAGTAAGTGCTGGGAACCCTGGCATGGGTGGAGTGACCGCTCGCGGTAATTCCAAGTCAACCTGCAGGAGTAAACGCTATGACTTTAATGAGATCTGCCAAACCCATTATCTCAATCATGCTCAGCGTTGTTTTCATGCTGACCAGCATCGGCAGCGTGTCCGCGCGAACAGCCATGGTCGGGACCCACGAAATGATCGCCGAACAGCAAGTGAGCGTTGATCGTCAGTCGTTAAAGCACATGCTCAGCGACCAAGACGTTCAAGATAAGCTGGCATCCATGGGGGTTACCCCTGAGCAGGTGGAACAGCGGATCAACAGCCTGACCCCAAGCGAACTGGCCAGCTTTAACAGCCAATTAAGCGCAGCGCCGAGTGGTGCCGGGGTGGCTGGCATCATCGTCCTGTTCTTGCTGGTGTTCATCCTCACCGATGCGCTGTGCGTCACCGACATCTTCAGCTTCGTTCGTTGCGCGCGCTAATCCGCCATGGCTGAGTTACGTCTACTGCTCCTCACAGGCTTGCTGCTGTTGCTGTCCGCCTGTGCAGGGCAGTCGACGTATATGCCCTCTCAGGCAGATCTCGACCAACTGCCCAGCAACACCTATATCGAACAGGTGCATTTCTACGCCCAAGACGACTATCAATGTGGCCCGGCGTCTCTGGCCATGCTCCTCAGTCAACGCGGCTTCAGCGACACCCCGGAAAGCCTCAAAGATCGCGTCTATCTTCCACAACGCCTAGGCAGCTTGCAGGTTGAGATGGTTGCCGCCGCCCGTGAACACGGCCTGCTGGTCTACCCACTTGAGCACACGCTACTTGCGCTGCTGCGTGAAGTGGCCGCCGGCAACGCAGTTCTGGTCATGCAGAACCTGGGGTTTAACTGGATGCCGCAATGGCACTATGCGGTGGTCGTCGGTTACGACCTCAATACCCAGGAAATCATCCTGCACAGCGGAACCAACAAAGCTCAACGCGAGCCGTTTAACCTGTTTATGCGCCTGTGGAATAGAACCGAACGCTGGGCGGTTATCGCCCTACCTGCGGATCAACTGCCGGCCAAGGCGGAGCCACTGGTCTATCTGCGTGCGGCCAGCGACTTGGAGCAAAGCCGACAGCTGGACGCGGCCAAGCGCGCGTACACAACCGCCTTGCACGCCTGGCCTGACCAGGCCGCCGCGCGTTTGGGCTTAGGCAATGTGGCCTGGGCGCAAAACCAACCTGAGCATGCCGTTGCGCAGTTCCGTGCTTTAGTCAGCGATTTTCCAACGCTCAAGGCGGGCTGGAATAACTTGGCGGTGGCGCTTGCAGCAGTCGGTTGCACCCAGGCGGTCCGCCAGGCAGAAGCCTGCGCCAACGGAACGCAAGCACAAACAGCCTCAGCGCTGCCGCAAGCTGATCCGCCCAGTTGCGCGATACCCGCCTGTCCGTAAGCGCTATTGCTGACGCCGAGGCACAAAAATGCCCTCACTCGTCCCGCGTCAGCACTTCCAGCAGTTCGATCTCAAAAATCAGGTTGGAATTCGGCTTGATATGCGCGCCGAACTCACGCTCGCCGTAGCCCAGATGCGCGGGCACGAACAGCTTGCGCTTGCCACCCACCTTCATGCCCATCATGCCGATGTCCCAACCCTTGATCACGCGGCCGGTGCCGATCACGCACTGGAAGGGTTTGCCGCGATCATAGGATGAGTCGAACTTGCGGCCATCTTCCAGATACCCGTGGTATTGCGTAGTGATCAGTGCACCTTTGACCACTTCTTTACCGTCTCCCAGCTGAATATCTTCAATCACTAATTCGTTGTTCATTGCTCGCTCTCTTCTCTGCTTCCGGAAGCTCTGCGCCAGCACGGCAGGCTTATGTTTAGCAGACCACTGCCAGGCCTGATCAGTCACTTATGCGCCATCACCATCATAACCAAAGACTCAATACGGCCTTGCTTGCGCGGGTAAAGCGAAGGATGGCGGAGTGCTCAGCCACACGCACCACCCGTGCTACAGTCGCGCCCTGCGCAACCCTGGCCCAAGGCGACGAAGAGCAATTATGCAAACCCCGGCACTGACTGGCGAACTCGAAGACTGGAGCGCCCTAAGCAACAGCATCAACTTCCCCGAACTGCTGATCGGCAACGGCGCGAGCCTGGCGGTATGGCGCAAGTTCGCTTACTTCTCGCTGTTTGACGAAGCGCAAACCACCCAGAACCGTCCACTCAGCCCAACCGAACTGAGCGTGTTCCGCGCGCTGGACACCAGCAACTTCGAGCAGGTACTTAGCGCGCTGAAGAACAGCATCCGAGTGAATGCCGCACTGACCATCAACTCGTCATCGCCACGCCATCGCTACTTCGCCATCAAGGAAGCGCTGATTCACGCCGTGCGTTCGCTGCACATTCCCTGGAGCCAGATGCAGGCCAGCAGCCTGGCGCGCATCAACAGCGCACTCAGCCAGTACCAGACGGTTTATTCGGGCAATTACGACCTGCTCAACTACTGGGCCGTGATGCAAAATCCGCAGGCGTTCGAGCAGATGTTCCGTGGCCCCGACTCAACCTTTGAGCCTGGCAACCATGCGCGCCAGAGCGACGCCACACGCATGCTCTACCTGCATGGCGGCATGCACCTGGTGAAGAACCTCGACGGCAGCACGCGCATCCTCAACTCCTCGGAAAGCACCCTGCTGGCCAGCTTCGCCATCAACCACTTGGGCGATATTCCGCTGTTCGTCAACGAGGGCAGCAGCGCCGACAAGCTCAAGGCCATTCGCAGCTCCGACTATTTGTCGTACTGCTACAGCCAGTTGGCTAGCCCCAAACAAGCCCTGTGCATCTTCGGCCACAACCTGGCGGCGCAAGACCAGCACCTGGTCCAGGCCTTGCTGCAAGCCGGACTGAAAACCCTGGCCATCTCGATCTACCCGCACAACCCGCTGTTTATCCAGCAGCAGAAGCAGCACTACGCCGCGCTGTTCGCCGGGCAGGAGGTGCAGTTGCGTTTCTTCGATGCGCTGAGCCACCCACTGGGTGATCCAGCGCTGCGCGTGGCAGTTCCCCCGGCGCAGTAAATCCGCTACTGGCTGATTGCGCGCAGCACACTCAGCTCGGCCGGTCCACGGCGTTGGCTGAGATAACGGGTGCAGCTGACGCGCAGAAACGAGGCGAAGTTCACCACTTCGCCACGGTAGTCCATGACCTCGTCGTACAACTTGGTAATCAACTGATTGGTGGTCATGCCATCGACTTCGGCAATCTCGCGCAGGATGTCCCAGAACTGGTTTTCCAGGCGCAGGGTGGTGACCACGCCGCGAATCCGCAGCGAGCGGGCGCGGGACTCGTAGAGAATCGGATCGGCTTTGACATAGAGCTCGCACATGGCCGCTCGCCTCCTTGAATGCCGGGGCCTTAACAGCCCCGGCGTTACCCACAGCTTACAGGCTGATCTGCGTACCGAGCAGACCGAGGAACGCCGCCAGCCAGTTGGGATGCGCCGGCCAAGCCGGAGCGGTGACCAGATTGCCCTGCACATGGGCCTGGTCCACGGCGATGTCGATGTACTGCCCGCCCGCCAGCTTCACCTCCGGCGCGCAGGCAGGGTAAGCACTGCATTCACGGCCTTTTAGTACGCCGGCAGCAGCCAGCAACTGCGCACCATGACAGACCGCCGCAATCGGCTTGCCGGCCTGATCGAAGGCCTGCACCAGCGCCAGCACCTGCTCATTCAACCGCAGGTACTCCGGCGCACGACCACCCGGCACCACGAGGGCGTCATAGTCAGCGGCGTTAACCTGGGCGAAATCGAAGTTCAGGGCGAAGTTATGCCCCGGTTTTTCGCTGTAGGTCTGCTCACCTTCAAAGTCGTGGATGGCGGTGCGCACGCTTTGACCGGCAGTCTTGTCCGGGCACACGGCATGCACCTGATGACCGACCATCAGCAGCGCCTGAAACGGCACCATCACTTCGTAGTCTTCGACGTAGTCGCCGACCAGCATAAGAATTTTTTTCGCGGCCATGTGCGTGCTCCCTTTATTGGTTGATAAGCACAGAGTGTTGACCCGATTAGTCAGGTGCGGGTAATAACCCGGTACTACAGGGCGAATCGCGGATAAACGGCGCACAGCAAATAAACAGGGAGCGAGCCGGGCCTCACAGGAAACCCGGCGTGTTGATGGCGTTACTCGAGCACTTCTTCATCACGGTGCAGCACATAGGTGCAGCCCGTGTCGTCATCCAGATAATCGTGCACGTAATACATCACCACCTCACCCAGGCTCGGCTGAGCCGCGACATAGTCGCCGATGTCCACGGTGAAGTGGCTCTTCGAGCCAGGCTTGGCTTCGCATTCAATACGCGCATTGACGAACAGCTCCGGCGCGCTGTCGCCGAAATACTCTTCCCGCTCAGCCGCATCCCAGTCAGCGGGTGCCTCAAACGGGCCGCAGAACAGTACCTTGGCATCCCCCAGATCCACTTCCTCTGCATCCGGGTCCTGGTCCTGTTCATCGGCGCGATAGACCGTGCAGTCTTGCGCTTGCGGGTTTTGCAGGAGGGCCAAACGGGCCGCCAGTTGTTGCTCAGTATCCATAGGGGGCATAACTATCTCCGAGCGTATGGCGCTTAAGGTCCAGGGTGAATTAGCGGCTGCTGAGGTTTCACTTAAGCCGCCTTGCCGCGCAATCCGCAAGCACGTAGCCAATCCTCAGCAGGCCTAACCATGCCCGGTTTAGCGGCGCTTAGCGAGCGAAAGTCCACCGATAAAATAGACAGTAACAACTCCACCCGAGCCGCCGGCACATGCTCAGCAGGGCCGGGCTATCACAGCTTGCCGCGACGCTGCGCACGCTCTTCACGGCGCGCCTGCTGTTGCACTTCGGCCAGTACTTCCTGCACATAATCAATGTGCCGGTTGGACAGCGTGCGCGCCTCTTCGGCGCGACCTTCGATAATCGCCTGATACAAGCCGCGATGCTGCTCAATCAGCATGTCGCGGGTCTCATCGCGCTGGGCATACATGCCGCCAATGTTGGTCACCACGTTGCGTTTGAGTAGGGCGAACAAGCCGCGAATGGTGTGCAGCAGGACGGCGTTATGGCTGGCCTCGGCAATGGCCAAGTGAAAGCGCGCATCGGCCGCGCCCTCTTCCGCACGGGTCACCTTGCCGCTGCGACTGTAGCAGTCCTGCAAGGCGGCAAAGGCCTCAGCCAGACACTGACGATCCAGCTCGGTGGCCCGCTGCGCTGCGTAATACGCACAGGAGCCTTCCAGGGTGTGGCGAAACTCCAGCAAGTCGCGCTGAGCCTCTGGGTTGCTTTCCAGCAAATGCAGCAATGGGTCACTGAAGGTCGAACCCAAGGTCTCGGCCACATAGTTACCACCGCCTTGCCGACTGACCAGCAACCCCTTGGCTGCGAGCTTCTGAATCGCCTCACGCAACGACGGCCGGGATACCCCGAACTGTTCAGCCAACACGCGCTCGGCCGGCAGTCGCTCACCGGTTTTCAGGGTGCCTTCGAGAATCATGGTTTCCAGCTGACTGACGATATCGTCCGACAAACGGCGCTGACGCACCGACCCTACTTCCATCGTCCACACTCCATTGGTTTGACCGTCTATCACGGCCTATCACGCGCTCTGCAAGCCAGCCTATCGCTCACTCAGCGGGCAGGCAAGCTGGCGATTTTCGACCAAAGTCGTAAGGCAGCTCATTGACAGGCCGAAGCCGTCACTCTTACTCTGGCCAGGCAGATTTGTAAATTGGTATTACCAATTTATGAATATAAGATAATTCCAAGAGTTCACCGAGGTCTTTCCCATGCCGGCTTTTGCCCACCTACTCGCCATACCGCTGCACCTGCACTCATCCAAACGCATCGCGCAGCGCTAGGGGGCCACCATGTCGACAGGTCTTCTTGCTCTCTTAGCTTTCTCGCCGATTCTACTGGCCGCTATTTTGCTGATCGGCCTGCGCTGGCCGGCCAAACACGCCATGCCGCTGGTCTACTTGCTCACCGCTGCCGTTGGCCTGTTCGCCTGGGACATGAGCGTTAACCGTGTACTGGCCTCCACCGTGCAGGGTCTGCTGATCACCCTCGGGTTGTTGTGGATCATCTTCGGCGCGATATTGCTGCTCAACACGCTCAAGCACTCCGGCGGCATCACCGCGATTCGTGCCGGCTTTGCCACCATCAGCCCGGACCGGCGCATTCAGGCGATTATCATTGCCTGGCTGTTCGGTTGCTTTATCGAAGGCGCGTCCGGTTTCGGCACACCCGCCGCCATCGCCGCGCCACTGCTGGTGGCCATCGGCTTCCCGGCCATGGCCGCCGTGCTGATGGGCATGCTGGTGCAAAGCACACCCGTCTCCTTTGGCGCGGTGGGTACGCCGATCATCGTCGGGGTCAACACCGGCCTGGACTCGGCCACCATCGGCGCGCAGCTGGTTGAGCAAGGCTCGTCCTGGGCGCAGTTCCTGCAACTGATCACCAGTGAAGTGGCGGTCATCCACGCCATTGTCGGCACCGTGATGCCGCTGGTGATGGTGCTGATGCTGACGCGTTTCTTCGGCACCGAA includes:
- a CDS encoding ribbon-helix-helix domain-containing protein, with translation MCELYVKADPILYESRARSLRIRGVVTTLRLENQFWDILREIAEVDGMTTNQLITKLYDEVMDYRGEVVNFASFLRVSCTRYLSQRRGPAELSVLRAISQ
- a CDS encoding PA2779 family protein; the encoded protein is MLSVVFMLTSIGSVSARTAMVGTHEMIAEQQVSVDRQSLKHMLSDQDVQDKLASMGVTPEQVEQRINSLTPSELASFNSQLSAAPSGAGVAGIIVLFLLVFILTDALCVTDIFSFVRCAR
- a CDS encoding PA2778 family cysteine peptidase translates to MAELRLLLLTGLLLLLSACAGQSTYMPSQADLDQLPSNTYIEQVHFYAQDDYQCGPASLAMLLSQRGFSDTPESLKDRVYLPQRLGSLQVEMVAAAREHGLLVYPLEHTLLALLREVAAGNAVLVMQNLGFNWMPQWHYAVVVGYDLNTQEIILHSGTNKAQREPFNLFMRLWNRTERWAVIALPADQLPAKAEPLVYLRAASDLEQSRQLDAAKRAYTTALHAWPDQAAARLGLGNVAWAQNQPEHAVAQFRALVSDFPTLKAGWNNLAVALAAVGCTQAVRQAEACANGTQAQTASALPQADPPSCAIPACP
- a CDS encoding FKBP-type peptidyl-prolyl cis-trans isomerase — protein: MNNELVIEDIQLGDGKEVVKGALITTQYHGYLEDGRKFDSSYDRGKPFQCVIGTGRVIKGWDIGMMGMKVGGKRKLFVPAHLGYGEREFGAHIKPNSNLIFEIELLEVLTRDE
- a CDS encoding DUF4917 family protein, coding for MQTPALTGELEDWSALSNSINFPELLIGNGASLAVWRKFAYFSLFDEAQTTQNRPLSPTELSVFRALDTSNFEQVLSALKNSIRVNAALTINSSSPRHRYFAIKEALIHAVRSLHIPWSQMQASSLARINSALSQYQTVYSGNYDLLNYWAVMQNPQAFEQMFRGPDSTFEPGNHARQSDATRMLYLHGGMHLVKNLDGSTRILNSSESTLLASFAINHLGDIPLFVNEGSSADKLKAIRSSDYLSYCYSQLASPKQALCIFGHNLAAQDQHLVQALLQAGLKTLAISIYPHNPLFIQQQKQHYAALFAGQEVQLRFFDALSHPLGDPALRVAVPPAQ
- a CDS encoding FCD domain-containing protein; amino-acid sequence: MEVGSVRQRRLSDDIVSQLETMILEGTLKTGERLPAERVLAEQFGVSRPSLREAIQKLAAKGLLVSRQGGGNYVAETLGSTFSDPLLHLLESNPEAQRDLLEFRHTLEGSCAYYAAQRATELDRQCLAEAFAALQDCYSRSGKVTRAEEGAADARFHLAIAEASHNAVLLHTIRGLFALLKRNVVTNIGGMYAQRDETRDMLIEQHRGLYQAIIEGRAEEARTLSNRHIDYVQEVLAEVQQQARREERAQRRGKL
- a CDS encoding DJ-1/PfpI family protein; this encodes MAAKKILMLVGDYVEDYEVMVPFQALLMVGHQVHAVCPDKTAGQSVRTAIHDFEGEQTYSEKPGHNFALNFDFAQVNAADYDALVVPGGRAPEYLRLNEQVLALVQAFDQAGKPIAAVCHGAQLLAAAGVLKGRECSAYPACAPEVKLAGGQYIDIAVDQAHVQGNLVTAPAWPAHPNWLAAFLGLLGTQISL
- a CDS encoding TIGR04211 family SH3 domain-containing protein, which translates into the protein MSLSRQFNARFTPLLALSACLLTSVTAHAEDTNRAARWVSDSLNTYVRSGPTDGYRIVGTLSSGQKVTLLRSDGDYSQVRGDSGNAVWIASRDLQDVPGQAERLPQLEQKVAELSAELDGINDTWNTRVQGMQETLDSRKNLIDELQSARTTLDSQLSQANADVRELQAQLGEENQQVLMRYMVYGGAIAGAGLAAGLILPTLLRVRRKRNDQWI